Proteins from a single region of Geothrix sp. PMB-07:
- a CDS encoding YIP1 family protein: MSDQPTSLYGDQPEGPRPPAPGLMDQILGVFTSPVELFQRLNKTPAWGWALGLLVISALAVTFVWGRKVDVDEMIRPALERNPQIQAAQIDMIIEMQKKFILPFGILFAVIGAPAVAALLALFYWLIGKAMPEGEAPTYPQALSAAVVPSLVKLPHALLLFVICLMRPIGGLTPEKIAPTSLGYFIHVDSIKLQAFLFSLDLFYFAEAFLIYLALRYLTRIKVPGALICVLVPLLLSIGMRILGAK, encoded by the coding sequence ATGAGCGACCAGCCCACCTCCCTGTACGGCGACCAACCCGAAGGCCCTCGCCCCCCTGCGCCCGGCCTGATGGATCAGATCCTCGGCGTGTTCACCAGCCCGGTGGAACTTTTCCAGCGGCTCAACAAGACCCCCGCCTGGGGCTGGGCTTTGGGCCTGCTCGTGATCAGCGCACTGGCGGTCACCTTCGTGTGGGGTCGGAAGGTGGATGTGGACGAGATGATCCGTCCGGCGCTGGAACGCAACCCTCAGATTCAGGCCGCCCAGATCGACATGATCATCGAGATGCAGAAGAAATTCATTCTGCCTTTCGGAATTCTCTTCGCGGTCATCGGGGCCCCGGCGGTCGCCGCCCTGCTGGCCCTCTTCTACTGGCTGATCGGAAAGGCCATGCCAGAGGGCGAGGCCCCGACCTACCCCCAGGCGCTGAGTGCCGCCGTGGTGCCAAGTTTGGTCAAGCTGCCCCATGCGCTGCTGCTGTTCGTCATCTGCCTGATGCGCCCCATTGGCGGTCTCACGCCGGAAAAGATCGCACCGACCTCTCTCGGCTACTTCATCCACGTGGACAGCATCAAGCTCCAGGCCTTCCTGTTCAGCCTCGACCTTTTCTACTTCGCTGAGGCTTTCCTGATCTACCTGGCCCTGCGCTACCTGACCCGGATCAAGGTCCCCGGCGCGCTGATCTGCGTGCTCGTGCCTCTGCTCCTGAGCATTGGCATGCGCATCCTGGGAGCCAAGTAG
- the rocD gene encoding ornithine--oxo-acid transaminase has product MATPTGKSAALIAQENEFGAHNYHPLDVVCTKGEGVYLTDVDGKQYMDFLAAYSAVNQGHNHPKIGEAMIAQVKKLALTSRAFRNDQFPPLLEKLCKITGFEKALLMNSGAEAVETALKAMRKWGYDKKGIEYGKAEIIVADGNFHGRTISIVGFSTDPDSSSKFGPFTPGFKIVPYGDLEAVKQAITPNTCAIFMEPIQGEGGVVIPPDGFLEGLREVATKNNCLLVLDEIQSGLGRTGKWFAFEHEGIRPDGITIGKALSGGYYPVSAFLASNEVMDVFTPGIHGSTYGGNPLACAVASAALDVLVDEKLVERAAELGEYFAKRLKGMKSDKVELVRVRGLWAGVQLKESAGKARPYCYQLKDRGMLCKDTHEQIIRLAPPLVITKEQIDWAVDQLEAVLA; this is encoded by the coding sequence ATGGCCACCCCCACAGGCAAGTCCGCCGCCCTCATCGCGCAGGAAAACGAGTTCGGCGCCCACAACTACCATCCCCTCGACGTCGTGTGCACGAAGGGCGAGGGCGTCTACCTCACCGACGTGGACGGCAAGCAGTACATGGATTTCCTGGCGGCCTACTCCGCGGTGAACCAGGGCCACAACCACCCCAAGATCGGCGAGGCGATGATCGCGCAGGTCAAGAAGCTGGCCCTGACCAGCCGCGCCTTCCGCAACGACCAGTTCCCCCCGCTGCTTGAAAAGCTCTGCAAGATCACCGGCTTCGAGAAGGCCCTGCTCATGAACAGCGGCGCCGAAGCGGTTGAAACCGCGCTGAAGGCCATGCGCAAGTGGGGCTACGACAAGAAGGGCATCGAGTACGGCAAGGCCGAGATCATCGTGGCCGATGGCAACTTCCACGGCCGCACCATCTCCATCGTGGGCTTCAGCACCGATCCCGACAGCAGCAGCAAGTTCGGCCCCTTCACCCCCGGCTTCAAGATCGTGCCCTACGGCGATCTGGAAGCGGTGAAGCAGGCCATCACCCCCAACACCTGCGCCATCTTCATGGAGCCCATTCAGGGCGAGGGCGGCGTGGTGATTCCGCCCGACGGTTTCCTCGAGGGCCTCCGTGAAGTCGCAACGAAGAACAACTGCCTGCTGGTGCTGGACGAGATCCAGTCCGGCCTGGGCCGCACGGGCAAGTGGTTCGCCTTCGAGCACGAGGGCATCCGTCCCGACGGCATCACCATCGGCAAGGCCCTCAGCGGCGGCTACTACCCCGTGAGCGCCTTCCTGGCCTCCAACGAGGTCATGGACGTCTTCACCCCCGGCATCCACGGCAGCACCTACGGCGGCAACCCGCTGGCCTGCGCCGTGGCCAGCGCCGCGCTGGATGTGCTGGTGGACGAGAAGCTGGTGGAGCGCGCCGCCGAGCTGGGCGAGTACTTCGCCAAGCGCCTGAAGGGCATGAAGTCCGACAAGGTGGAGCTGGTGCGCGTTCGCGGCCTGTGGGCCGGCGTGCAGCTCAAGGAGAGCGCCGGCAAGGCCCGCCCCTACTGCTACCAGCTCAAGGACCGCGGCATGCTCTGCAAGGACACCCACGAGCAGATCATCCGTCTGGCGCCCCCCCTCGTGATCACCAAGGAGCAGATCGACTGGGCGGTGGATCAACTGGAAGCCGTGCTGGCCTAA